A segment of the Opitutia bacterium genome:
GTGGCTCTTTCTCACGTGCATCGGGATCTTCGTCGGCGTGCAGATCATCGAGGGCTGGTTCCTCACACCGCGCATCATGGGTCAGCAGACCGGGCTGCATCCCGTCGCGATCATCTTCGCGGTGTTTTTCTGGGGCGAGGCGCTCGGCGGTATCCTCGGCATGCTGCTGGCCGTGCCGCTCACGGCGTTCTTCGTGACGGCATGGCGTCTCGTCCGTCGGAAATATTTCCAATCGCCCCAGGCCGCCCCGCCCGCCTGAGGAGCGCGGCACGTTTCCTACTGCTCCGCACATGCCTTGGGAGGTGCGATTCGATCACGGAATTTCGCTGCCGCAAATCGGCTGGTGGCTGGACGCGCAGAAATCGACGCCGCGCGCGATCGTCACGCACGGCCACTCGGATCACATCGCGCGCCATCGCGAGGTGGTGTGCACGCGCCCGACCGCTCGCTTCATGCAAGAGCGGCTGCCCGGACGCCGCGAGTGTCACGTGCTCGCATTTGGCCAGACCGAGCAACTGACGCTCGACTGCACCGTCACTCTCCTGCCCGCCGGCCACATCTTCGGCTCCGCCCTCGTGCGGCTCGAACACGCGGAGCACGGCACGCTCCTCTACACGGGCGACTTCAAGCTCCGTGGCGGACGCGCCGCCGAAACCTGCGCCACGCCGCGCGCCGACGTGCTGATCACCGAGAGCACTTTTGGCCTGCCGCGCTACGTGATGCCTCCAGCTGAACAGACGGAGTCGGCCATTCTCGATTTCTGTCGCGGCGCCCTCGCCGAAGGCATCACGCCGGTGCTCTACGCCTACGCGCTGGGCAAGTCGCAGGAATTGCTGCGCTTGC
Coding sequences within it:
- a CDS encoding MBL fold metallo-hydrolase; its protein translation is MPWEVRFDHGISLPQIGWWLDAQKSTPRAIVTHGHSDHIARHREVVCTRPTARFMQERLPGRRECHVLAFGQTEQLTLDCTVTLLPAGHIFGSALVRLEHAEHGTLLYTGDFKLRGGRAAETCATPRADVLITESTFGLPRYVMPPAEQTESAILDFCRGALAEGITPVLYAYALGKSQELLRLLDSAGLPVSLHPRAARFARLYAELGAAMPAHRTLDTQGHRGSVVIAPAGDKLLDHVHPKRTAAVTGWALDTRTRYQMGCDAAFPLSDHSDFNELLAFVEAVQPRTIYTVHGFAREFAATLRQRGLDAWALGRGNQLELSL